Proteins from one Bifidobacterium sp. ESL0732 genomic window:
- a CDS encoding polyprenyl synthetase family protein, with protein MPNQQELLLRDDLKRVVQTMHSEEDNVTPYREDYRHLLDNHGKMIRASLVLLFSYVVQDDNPHHVSDKVITGAAAIEMLHLATLVHDDVLDNASVRRNEPTIQTVRGNKAAIYLGDLILSRYMEIIATIAPDTAFIAEQAHTVNEIVSGDLLQESARHDINTSKEYYERAITGKTAALFRLAAITGIKLTTDSPSQQSLEQAAKFGEHLGIAFQILDDIGDFDVAHDSGKPKLEDIRDGIYTLPVILAVKDDPAFADIVKLDDPLKVLDYFNAHPQYIKESKGEALKHLEAAKAMIADSKYPAIRPSTVKALVDVIDKFIKTL; from the coding sequence ATGCCAAATCAGCAGGAACTCCTGTTGCGCGATGATCTGAAGCGCGTGGTGCAAACGATGCACTCTGAAGAGGACAACGTGACCCCATATCGCGAGGATTACCGCCACCTGCTTGACAACCACGGCAAAATGATTCGCGCCTCACTGGTCCTGCTCTTCTCATACGTTGTCCAAGACGACAATCCCCACCATGTCAGCGACAAAGTCATCACCGGCGCGGCTGCCATCGAGATGCTGCACCTGGCCACTCTGGTCCATGATGACGTGCTCGACAACGCGTCCGTACGACGCAACGAACCGACCATCCAGACCGTGCGTGGCAACAAAGCCGCCATCTATCTGGGCGATTTGATTCTTTCGCGCTATATGGAAATCATCGCGACCATCGCCCCCGACACGGCGTTCATCGCCGAACAGGCCCATACCGTCAATGAGATCGTTTCCGGTGACTTGTTGCAGGAATCGGCGCGTCACGACATCAACACTTCCAAGGAATACTACGAACGCGCCATCACCGGCAAGACCGCAGCGCTCTTCCGCCTTGCGGCCATCACCGGCATCAAACTGACCACAGACTCCCCCTCACAGCAATCGCTTGAACAGGCGGCAAAATTCGGAGAGCATTTGGGCATCGCCTTCCAGATTCTCGATGATATAGGCGATTTTGACGTCGCCCACGACTCCGGCAAGCCGAAACTTGAAGACATCCGAGACGGCATTTACACGCTGCCCGTAATTCTGGCCGTCAAAGATGACCCTGCGTTTGCAGATATCGTCAAACTCGACGACCCACTGAAGGTGCTTGACTATTTCAACGCACATCCGCAGTACATCAAAGAATCCAAAGGCGAGGCGCTGAAACATCTGGAAGCGGCGAAGGCTATGATTGCCGACAGCAAGTACCCAGCAATCAGGCCAAGCACGGTCAAGGCTCTGGTCGACGTCATCGACAAATTCATCAAGACGCTTTGA
- a CDS encoding MgtC/SapB family protein, producing MEVQLTTWGWQALYLFEALVLSSLIGLERQARHKDAGTRTHALVGVGSALFVVISKYGFIDMLTASPNIRVDAARVAAQIVSGIGFIGAGVVFTQRNHVRGLTTAASIWMTAAIGSACGAGLFVPALVCTILYFLAVTLLPFLTRLIAPGIGSDDMLRLRYTDGHGILRSILSVCAQHGVSVEGFSTRKSKDQDGEDPSTRGHIVSADLEVRGRDSKELIGDLSDIDGVISVTRINNND from the coding sequence ATGGAAGTGCAACTGACGACGTGGGGCTGGCAGGCCCTTTATCTTTTCGAGGCATTGGTTCTCTCGAGTCTTATAGGACTCGAACGTCAGGCTAGACACAAGGACGCCGGCACACGCACGCACGCCCTCGTGGGCGTCGGATCGGCGCTGTTTGTAGTCATCAGCAAGTACGGCTTCATCGATATGCTCACGGCCTCCCCCAACATCAGGGTAGACGCGGCACGCGTGGCCGCGCAAATCGTCTCCGGCATCGGCTTCATCGGTGCAGGCGTCGTCTTCACCCAACGCAACCACGTGAGGGGACTGACCACCGCAGCCTCCATCTGGATGACCGCGGCAATTGGTTCGGCCTGCGGTGCGGGGCTTTTCGTTCCTGCACTGGTTTGCACCATCCTCTATTTCCTTGCCGTGACGCTGCTGCCTTTCCTCACCAGACTTATCGCCCCCGGAATTGGCAGTGACGACATGCTGCGTTTACGCTATACGGACGGGCATGGCATCCTACGTTCAATCCTTTCGGTCTGCGCCCAGCATGGAGTTTCCGTCGAAGGCTTTTCGACCAGAAAATCCAAAGACCAAGATGGCGAGGACCCAAGCACTCGAGGCCATATCGTTTCCGCCGACCTTGAAGTACGTGGACGCGATAGCAAAGAGCTTATCGGCGACCTGAGCGATATCGACGGAGTGATTTCTGTCACAAGAATTAATAATAACGATTGA
- a CDS encoding (S)-acetoin forming diacetyl reductase: MTKVAMITGGAQGIGEAIAKRLASDGFAVAVADLNENKAQEVADDIEKAGGKAIAVSLDVSDQKAFSDAVDNVAEKLGSFDVIVNNAGLGPTTPIESITPEMFDKVVHVNVAGTIWGIQAAVRKFRENKTKGKIINATSQAGVVGNPNLMLYSSTKFAIRGITQVAARDLAAEGITANAYAPGIVKTPMMMDIAHNVGKNAGKSDEWGMSTFSKDIALGRLSEPEDVAAAVSFLAGPDSDYVTGQTLIVDGGMQFQ, translated from the coding sequence ATGACAAAAGTTGCAATGATAACAGGCGGAGCACAAGGTATCGGCGAGGCAATCGCCAAGCGGCTGGCCAGTGATGGCTTCGCTGTGGCGGTCGCCGATCTCAACGAGAACAAGGCCCAGGAAGTGGCCGATGACATCGAAAAGGCAGGTGGCAAGGCCATCGCCGTCAGCCTCGACGTTTCTGACCAGAAGGCATTCAGCGACGCCGTTGACAACGTTGCTGAAAAGCTTGGCAGCTTTGATGTGATCGTCAACAATGCGGGTCTCGGCCCCACCACCCCGATTGAGAGCATCACCCCCGAGATGTTCGACAAGGTCGTCCACGTCAACGTGGCCGGCACCATCTGGGGCATCCAGGCCGCGGTGCGCAAGTTCCGCGAGAACAAGACCAAGGGCAAGATCATCAACGCCACCAGCCAGGCCGGCGTGGTCGGCAACCCGAACCTGATGCTCTACTCCTCTACCAAGTTCGCCATCCGCGGCATCACCCAGGTCGCCGCGCGCGACCTCGCCGCCGAGGGCATCACCGCCAACGCCTACGCGCCTGGCATCGTGAAGACCCCGATGATGATGGATATCGCCCACAACGTCGGCAAGAACGCCGGCAAGAGCGACGAGTGGGGCATGTCCACCTTCTCCAAGGACATCGCGCTCGGCCGCCTTTCCGAGCCCGAGGATGTGGCCGCGGCCGTTTCCTTCCTCGCCGGACCGGATTCCGACTATGTCACCGGCCAGACGCTCATCGTCGACGGCGGCATGCAGTTCCAGTGA
- a CDS encoding glycosyltransferase family A protein → MVKVSIVIPAYNEQERIVSCLANAVCQSVAPYEVIIVDNRSNDRTCELVEQFIASHADSHVKLVHQNNEQGLIPTRNYGFSVATGDVYGRIDADCMLKPDWVEVVTNIFERDLSAMGATGPAVYYDMPAKHLGLEGDNKVRQVTYRADNDKVLLFGSNMAVRASAWEKIKDKVCRDKPDIMHEDIDISLHLLDQGLKTVYSEKMITGVSARRMDTSFSSFRKYMQRFQNTFDAHPNHTRAHDTERTLYVLYPALRAFYPVYQKYLNRKNINPAQRIWSKEQHQIHNH, encoded by the coding sequence ATGGTCAAAGTTTCCATCGTGATACCCGCGTACAACGAGCAGGAGCGCATCGTCAGCTGTCTGGCGAATGCCGTCTGCCAGTCTGTTGCACCTTATGAGGTCATCATTGTCGACAACAGGTCGAACGACCGGACCTGTGAATTGGTCGAACAATTCATTGCCAGCCACGCTGATTCACATGTGAAATTAGTCCATCAGAATAACGAGCAAGGACTTATCCCCACACGCAATTACGGATTCTCAGTGGCCACGGGAGACGTATACGGACGTATCGATGCCGACTGCATGCTCAAACCGGATTGGGTCGAGGTCGTCACCAACATCTTCGAGCGCGACCTGAGTGCCATGGGCGCCACAGGCCCGGCGGTCTATTACGATATGCCTGCCAAACACCTCGGGCTGGAAGGCGACAACAAGGTTCGCCAAGTCACCTATCGGGCGGACAACGACAAGGTGCTGCTCTTCGGCTCAAACATGGCGGTGCGCGCCAGCGCATGGGAGAAAATCAAGGACAAGGTCTGCCGCGACAAGCCGGACATCATGCATGAAGACATCGATATCTCCCTGCATCTGCTCGATCAGGGGCTTAAAACCGTCTATAGCGAAAAGATGATCACGGGGGTCTCGGCCCGCCGCATGGACACCTCGTTCTCCTCGTTCCGCAAGTATATGCAGCGCTTCCAGAACACCTTCGACGCCCACCCGAACCACACGAGAGCGCACGATACCGAACGCACGCTTTACGTCCTTTACCCGGCCTTGCGGGCCTTTTACCCGGTCTATCAGAAATATCTGAATCGCAAAAACATCAACCCTGCCCAACGCATTTGGAGCAAAGAACAGCATCAGATCCACAACCACTGA
- a CDS encoding AI-2E family transporter, translating to MKKRGHETGDSESQKIDFASVFPQKGDSRRPPDWWGRALLYTAIAVFVCIFIFRSWSKVSFIVLDVVISIFVALAMEPLVVRLVRHGWKRGAAAAATLVGLIVIVLALLGLFGNMFVQQMISMIKGIPDLYEQARNLVAQYTDFKLPEMSNLGTEIAKNVQTSWVTNFAGQALSTTMGLLSALINILTIVMVTYYVSAAGPKMRRSLCQWLGPVTQRRFLLAWTIVQDQISGFLFSRTILAAFNAFFTSIFLMIIKVPNWLPLALFCGIVSQFVPTIGTYIGGALPVIFAWSSRGFVYGVAVVVFIVIYQQIENLIISPKVSQRTMDLNPAIAFLSVLVLGAVFGALGAFLALPITASLQALFKVYTKRYELVESPLMSDPVPVKKSKVVAGAEAFNEHVVQPVAEHMPRAAKGSSARVPADDEWRNLRDEFYRMSSESNGKSTSHDLDESETIAIPKGVLSDSEKPARKTLKGTGEDDSDDLDTQELRQGKAKDSADTLKVKESGSKTKDATQGKMVNRKVKDEETDNPRVRWR from the coding sequence ATGAAGAAACGTGGACATGAAACTGGTGACAGCGAAAGCCAAAAGATAGATTTCGCCTCGGTTTTCCCGCAGAAGGGTGATTCCCGCAGGCCGCCGGATTGGTGGGGTCGTGCCCTGCTTTATACCGCAATAGCCGTGTTCGTCTGCATCTTCATCTTCAGGTCGTGGAGCAAGGTCTCCTTCATCGTCCTTGATGTCGTCATCTCTATTTTCGTCGCACTCGCCATGGAGCCGCTGGTCGTCCGTCTGGTACGTCATGGATGGAAACGTGGGGCGGCCGCGGCAGCCACTCTAGTCGGTCTGATTGTCATCGTGCTTGCCTTGCTGGGACTGTTCGGCAACATGTTTGTCCAACAGATGATTTCCATGATCAAGGGGATTCCCGACCTTTACGAACAGGCGCGCAATCTTGTGGCCCAATACACCGACTTCAAGCTTCCGGAGATGTCGAATCTCGGGACCGAAATCGCCAAGAACGTGCAGACTTCATGGGTCACCAATTTCGCCGGTCAGGCGTTAAGCACCACCATGGGGCTCTTGAGCGCCCTGATCAATATTCTGACCATCGTTATGGTTACGTACTATGTTTCGGCCGCCGGTCCGAAGATGCGCAGAAGTCTTTGCCAGTGGCTCGGTCCCGTCACCCAGCGCCGCTTCCTACTGGCCTGGACCATCGTGCAGGACCAGATATCCGGTTTCCTGTTCTCTCGTACGATCCTCGCGGCGTTCAACGCCTTCTTCACCTCGATATTCCTGATGATCATCAAGGTGCCCAACTGGCTGCCGCTGGCCCTTTTCTGCGGCATCGTCTCGCAGTTCGTGCCGACCATCGGCACCTATATCGGTGGTGCGTTGCCGGTCATCTTCGCCTGGTCCTCGCGTGGGTTCGTCTACGGGGTGGCCGTGGTCGTCTTCATCGTCATCTACCAGCAGATCGAGAATCTGATCATCTCGCCGAAGGTCTCGCAGCGCACCATGGATCTGAACCCGGCCATCGCCTTCCTTTCGGTGCTGGTCTTGGGAGCGGTGTTCGGCGCGCTCGGCGCCTTCCTCGCCCTGCCTATCACCGCCAGCCTGCAGGCCCTGTTCAAGGTGTATACCAAGCGCTACGAGCTGGTGGAGTCGCCGTTGATGAGCGACCCGGTACCGGTCAAGAAATCCAAGGTCGTCGCCGGCGCCGAAGCGTTCAACGAGCATGTCGTTCAGCCGGTCGCCGAGCATATGCCTCGTGCCGCGAAAGGTTCAAGCGCAAGAGTTCCCGCGGATGACGAGTGGCGCAATCTGCGTGATGAGTTCTACCGTATGTCAAGTGAATCGAATGGGAAATCCACGAGCCATGACCTCGACGAATCCGAGACCATCGCCATTCCCAAAGGGGTGCTTTCCGATTCTGAAAAGCCGGCGCGCAAGACGCTCAAGGGCACCGGGGAGGACGATAGTGATGACCTCGATACGCAGGAACTGCGGCAAGGCAAGGCCAAGGACTCTGCTGATACCTTAAAAGTAAAGGAATCAGGCTCTAAAACCAAGGACGCTACCCAAGGTAAAATGGTCAATAGGAAAGTGAAGGACGAAGAAACGGATAACCCGAGGGTCAGGTGGCGCTGA
- a CDS encoding glycosyltransferase family 2 protein translates to MVLLNILDILMFILGAASLGYQAVCIVASLFHHRITFPEAPMDKRYAVLISARNEETVVPNLIDSIRAQTYPSKLVDIWLVADNCTDKTAEVVRGMGCNVVERHNLQQVGKGYALTYLLDAMIDKGVANDYDAFFVFDADNRLDKHYIEEMNKAFQSGFKILTSYRNSTNLSDNWVSSGSALWFIRESRFLNNSRMLFGSSCHVGGTGFMFSREVMQRNNGWKFHLLTEDLEFTMDSVLHGDRIGYCGTAILYDEQPDSFGQSWRQRLRWSKGFLQVFRYYGPQLIKRAVRERDFSAVDFTMLICPFTVLGVLRVVFGLLFAAFGFVSWSSQINSLASWVVGGAIGLLGMMFLAALTVFAERGQIGASNKELLAYVLSFPIYMASYIPISFQAIFSKAQWKPIEHKG, encoded by the coding sequence ATGGTATTGCTGAATATCCTGGACATCCTGATGTTCATTCTGGGTGCCGCGAGCCTCGGCTACCAAGCGGTCTGCATCGTAGCTTCATTATTTCATCACCGTATTACATTTCCCGAAGCTCCGATGGACAAACGCTATGCCGTGTTGATTTCGGCGCGCAACGAGGAAACCGTCGTGCCGAATCTCATCGATTCGATCCGTGCGCAGACCTATCCCTCCAAGCTTGTCGACATCTGGTTGGTGGCAGACAACTGCACCGACAAGACCGCCGAGGTGGTACGCGGTATGGGATGCAACGTCGTGGAACGTCACAATTTGCAGCAGGTTGGCAAAGGCTATGCGCTGACCTACCTGCTCGACGCGATGATCGACAAAGGTGTGGCCAACGACTACGACGCCTTCTTCGTTTTCGATGCCGACAACCGGCTCGACAAGCACTATATCGAGGAAATGAACAAGGCCTTCCAGTCCGGCTTCAAGATTTTGACCAGCTACCGCAACTCCACCAACCTCTCTGACAACTGGGTCTCATCGGGTTCGGCGCTCTGGTTCATCCGCGAATCCCGTTTCCTCAACAACTCGCGCATGCTTTTCGGTTCCAGCTGCCATGTGGGCGGCACCGGCTTCATGTTCTCGCGCGAGGTGATGCAGCGCAACAACGGCTGGAAATTCCACCTGTTGACCGAAGATCTCGAATTCACGATGGATTCCGTCTTGCATGGCGACCGCATCGGCTACTGCGGTACGGCCATCCTCTACGACGAGCAACCCGATTCCTTCGGTCAAAGCTGGCGGCAGAGACTTCGTTGGAGCAAAGGGTTCCTGCAGGTCTTCCGTTACTACGGCCCGCAGCTGATTAAGAGGGCTGTACGCGAGCGCGATTTCTCTGCTGTCGATTTCACCATGCTGATTTGCCCGTTTACCGTACTTGGTGTATTACGTGTGGTGTTTGGTCTGCTTTTCGCCGCTTTTGGCTTCGTCTCATGGTCCAGCCAAATCAATTCGTTGGCCAGCTGGGTGGTTGGCGGTGCAATCGGTCTGTTGGGAATGATGTTCCTCGCGGCTCTCACGGTTTTTGCGGAACGCGGCCAGATTGGCGCCTCCAACAAGGAGCTTTTGGCTTACGTCCTAAGCTTCCCCATCTATATGGCCAGTTACATACCGATCTCCTTCCAGGCAATCTTCTCGAAGGCCCAGTGGAAGCCAATCGAGCACAAAGGCTAG
- a CDS encoding D-alanyl-D-alanine carboxypeptidase produces MDTAKPFHSGHGTHARVATHVARNRAWRIVASVVATLLAAAGYFVADINGVMPGPLTVLPAGKTASALSGSVRAAKSVAGSADLNKPIDKNAADAAINAFSTTPGLGTDFSVAIADADGKIVDSHNLDTPREPASTMKTLTALAVSSTLDMGSSFHTVALLDPVPSGTAASKTQEASLTLKSDGDMLLGEGASDPNHINGRAGLSTLADQAVTQLKNKNVSRIRLKYDDTLFGSVRYPASIASNNPGNTNYNGISSMAVDGGRQWNGLEHDPDLYSEYPEMSTTPAHDAAAVFASLLTQRGIGVDGDVTSEKPKSDAKPIATVTSATLAEVMAFTMRHSDNTLIEEFGRLLALKTGASDSPEGATQAVKSRLDKLGVDTTNLHMADCSGLSEGSSLEVKTLAEVQSRNLKVGPGAAAAEGLSIPGLVGTARNRLADPSAAGLLRVKSGSLDQVTSMAGNVSRKNGGVLAFAVVVNNPQDYMAAKNAVDGFISALAGL; encoded by the coding sequence GTGGATACAGCGAAACCATTTCATTCTGGCCACGGTACGCACGCACGCGTGGCGACGCATGTGGCGCGTAACCGTGCCTGGCGCATCGTTGCCTCTGTCGTGGCGACTCTGCTTGCCGCAGCCGGTTATTTCGTCGCCGACATCAATGGTGTGATGCCGGGGCCTCTTACGGTACTTCCCGCAGGAAAAACGGCATCCGCGTTATCCGGTTCCGTCCGTGCTGCCAAGTCCGTCGCGGGTTCTGCTGATTTGAACAAGCCAATTGACAAAAACGCGGCGGATGCCGCGATTAACGCCTTTAGCACGACGCCCGGTTTGGGTACTGATTTTTCCGTTGCCATAGCCGATGCCGACGGCAAGATTGTCGATTCCCATAATCTTGATACACCTCGTGAACCTGCGTCGACCATGAAGACCCTGACGGCATTGGCCGTTTCCTCAACGCTTGATATGGGCTCGAGCTTCCATACCGTGGCCCTGCTTGACCCTGTGCCCTCCGGCACCGCAGCCAGCAAGACGCAGGAGGCAAGCCTGACGCTCAAATCGGACGGGGATATGCTGCTTGGGGAAGGTGCGAGCGACCCCAACCATATCAACGGCAGGGCGGGCCTTTCCACCCTCGCCGACCAGGCCGTAACGCAGTTGAAGAACAAGAATGTCAGCCGGATTCGCCTCAAATACGACGATACGTTGTTTGGCTCCGTGCGCTACCCGGCTTCTATCGCCTCCAACAATCCGGGCAACACCAATTACAATGGCATCTCCTCGATGGCCGTGGATGGGGGGCGGCAGTGGAATGGTCTGGAACACGACCCCGACCTTTACAGCGAGTATCCGGAAATGTCCACGACGCCGGCGCACGACGCGGCAGCAGTCTTCGCCTCCCTGCTCACGCAGCGCGGTATCGGGGTGGACGGAGACGTTACCAGCGAAAAGCCCAAAAGTGACGCCAAACCCATCGCGACCGTCACTTCCGCTACATTGGCCGAAGTCATGGCCTTCACAATGCGTCATTCCGACAACACCCTGATCGAGGAGTTCGGCAGGCTTTTGGCCCTGAAAACCGGTGCTTCTGACAGCCCGGAAGGAGCGACCCAGGCAGTCAAGTCGAGACTTGACAAACTCGGCGTCGACACGACGAATCTTCACATGGCCGATTGCTCAGGCCTGTCGGAAGGATCCTCGCTTGAGGTCAAGACCTTGGCCGAAGTACAGAGTCGCAATCTCAAAGTTGGTCCGGGTGCAGCCGCGGCTGAGGGATTATCCATTCCAGGGCTTGTGGGCACTGCCAGAAACCGTCTGGCCGATCCGAGCGCGGCAGGGCTGTTGCGAGTGAAATCCGGTTCCTTGGATCAGGTGACTTCAATGGCCGGCAATGTCTCGCGCAAGAACGGTGGGGTGCTCGCCTTTGCGGTCGTCGTCAACAATCCGCAGGACTATATGGCCGCCAAAAACGCAGTCGACGGCTTCATTTCGGCGCTAGCGGGTCTGTGA
- the tilS gene encoding tRNA lysidine(34) synthetase TilS, with protein MAYSATMKKAIGDVRSALATVGISRQSDNFAEHGEHVPEANAPTVLVACSGGRDSLALAAVSHTVCGMLGIHCGAVIVDHQLQAGSGKVSQDAAARCESLGLNPVIVRTINVEGSESGRSTEDAARQARYVAIVETARHIGAAAVLLAHTRDDQAETVLMDVLTRSAGIDALAGMPPDFVRDGIRFVRPFLGLTRCQTTTICRELNMAWWDDPTNGDSVPPDQPLPQNYPLRSRVRHTLMPYLSDFFGGDVPEHLSQAALVAREDKDFLDAAADDLYRQAVGFSSDGAAASIRVKPLAQAHPAIRRRAIARALAELDISFASTHVLSIEALVTDWHGQGALSLPSGYSVNRQKHVIRVCKNG; from the coding sequence ATGGCATATTCGGCGACGATGAAAAAGGCTATCGGGGACGTTCGCAGCGCCCTTGCCACTGTGGGGATTTCGCGGCAAAGCGACAATTTTGCCGAACATGGCGAGCATGTTCCCGAAGCGAATGCACCCACGGTTTTGGTGGCATGTTCCGGAGGAAGGGATTCGTTGGCGCTCGCGGCCGTGAGCCATACCGTCTGCGGCATGCTGGGCATTCACTGCGGGGCGGTCATCGTCGATCATCAGCTTCAGGCAGGTTCCGGCAAAGTCTCGCAAGATGCGGCGGCACGTTGCGAAAGCTTGGGTCTGAACCCCGTCATCGTACGTACCATCAATGTCGAAGGTTCTGAAAGTGGCCGGAGCACCGAAGACGCGGCACGGCAGGCACGATATGTTGCCATCGTCGAAACCGCGCGTCACATCGGTGCCGCGGCTGTCCTGCTGGCGCATACCCGCGATGACCAGGCGGAAACGGTTTTGATGGATGTGCTGACCCGTTCGGCCGGTATCGACGCGCTGGCGGGCATGCCGCCTGACTTCGTTCGTGACGGCATCCGCTTCGTCCGTCCGTTCCTCGGCCTCACCCGTTGCCAGACCACAACGATTTGCCGGGAACTGAATATGGCCTGGTGGGACGATCCGACCAACGGCGATTCCGTGCCGCCCGACCAGCCGTTGCCGCAAAACTATCCGCTTCGTTCCCGAGTGCGGCATACCCTCATGCCTTATCTTTCGGACTTTTTCGGCGGAGATGTTCCGGAACATCTGTCACAAGCTGCACTTGTTGCACGTGAAGACAAGGATTTCCTTGATGCGGCAGCTGACGATCTGTACCGTCAGGCTGTTGGCTTCAGCAGTGACGGTGCCGCGGCCAGCATACGTGTCAAACCGCTTGCGCAAGCCCATCCGGCGATTCGCCGTCGAGCCATTGCCCGAGCGCTTGCCGAGCTTGATATATCGTTTGCCTCCACTCATGTTTTGTCCATCGAAGCGCTGGTAACCGATTGGCATGGCCAGGGTGCGCTTTCGCTTCCCAGCGGATATTCAGTCAATAGGCAGAAACACGTCATTCGCGTGTGTAAAAATGGGTGA
- the hpt gene encoding hypoxanthine phosphoribosyltransferase, whose amino-acid sequence MQIADVQDQIDHELVSKAQIERKIKDVAAQVSKDYAGKDLLLVAVLKGAVNTLAAFSQALSINVQMDFMSLSSYGEGLESSGKISVRQDLSCDVKGRNVLIVEDIIDSGFTLDWLVRELKGRGAASVEVFALLEKPSRREVEVPLKYKGYEVPDEFVVGFGLDYKEHFRNLDSIAVLKPSVYQGEAA is encoded by the coding sequence ATGCAAATTGCGGATGTACAAGATCAGATCGACCATGAATTGGTGTCAAAAGCACAGATTGAACGCAAAATCAAAGATGTGGCAGCGCAGGTAAGCAAGGATTACGCAGGCAAGGATTTGCTGCTTGTTGCTGTGCTCAAAGGTGCTGTCAACACGCTGGCCGCGTTTTCGCAGGCGTTGAGCATTAACGTGCAGATGGATTTTATGAGCTTGTCCAGCTATGGGGAAGGGCTTGAAAGCAGCGGGAAGATTAGTGTTCGACAGGATCTTTCCTGCGACGTTAAGGGCCGCAACGTTTTGATCGTCGAAGACATCATCGATTCCGGCTTTACGCTCGACTGGCTTGTTCGTGAGCTCAAGGGACGTGGAGCGGCCAGCGTCGAGGTGTTTGCGCTGCTGGAGAAACCCTCCCGTCGTGAAGTCGAAGTACCGCTGAAATACAAGGGTTATGAAGTCCCCGACGAATTCGTTGTCGGGTTTGGCCTTGACTACAAAGAGCATTTTCGCAATCTTGATTCCATCGCAGTTTTGAAGCCGTCAGTCTATCAAGGAGAAGCAGCATGA